A region of the Verrucomicrobium sp. genome:
GTCTTGAGCGCGGCGGCGCCGTGCTTTAGGAGGCGCTCGCGGGGGCGCTCCTCATCGGGCATCTCCCGGATCCGCTGGGCGGCGCTCATCATGACCGGCCACTATATAAGGTTGCAGCCGTCCTTTCAAGGACGGGGGCACCAGGGCGGTGACGAGGATCCGGTCCCCTTCATAGGAAAGCTCCAGGACGGTCCCTTCCCGGTGCAGCTCGGCGGCCAGGGAGGTTTCATGGTTCGGCAGGGAGAGGGAGACCTGGCAGCGCCGGGCGGAGAGCTGCCGGGCGATTTCCGCCAGGAGCGCCTCCACCCCCTCCCCGGTGGCGGCGGAAAGGGCGACGGCCTGGGGGTGCACCTCCAGGATGCGGCGAGCGGCTTCCGGGGCGGCTTCGTCGGTCTTGTTGAAGACGAGGATGACGGGCTTTTCGTGCGCGTCGATCTGCCTTAGGACATCCTGCACGGCGGCGATCTGCTGCTCGTATTGCGGGTGGGAGAAGTCGATGACGTGGAGGAGCAGGTCGGCCTCGCGGACTTCCTCCAGGGTCGCCTTGAAGGACTCGATCAGGTCGTGCGGCAGCTTCTTGATGAAGCCCACGGTGTCGGTCCACAGGACGCGCTGGCGGTCCGGCAGCTCGGCGACGCGGGTCGTCGGGTCTAGGGTGGCGAAGAGCTTGTCCTCCGCCAGGACGCCGGAGCGGGTGACGAGGTTGAAGAGGGTCGACTTGCCCGCGTTGGTGTAGCCGACCAGGGAGACGACGGGCCAGTTATGCCGCGCGCGGCCCTGCCGCTGGATGGAGCGGCGCTGGCGGACTTCCTGCAAGTCGCGCAGGAGGCGAGCGATCTTTTCCTGCACGCGGCGGCGGTCGACTTCCAGCTGCGTCTCGCCCGGGCCGCGGGTGCCGATGCCGCCGGACTGGCGGGAAAGGTGGGTCCACATGCGCGTCAGGCGCGGGAGGAGGTATTTGAGCTGGGCCAGCTCGATCTGGAGCTTGCCTTCCTTGGTCTTCGCCCGCTTGGCGAAGATGTCGAGGATCAGCTGCGTCCGGTCGATGATTTTACGCCCGACGACCTGCGCCAGGTTGCGGCTCTGGGCGGGGGAAAGCTCGTCGTCGAAGACGACGGCCTGGACCGACTTTTCCTTGCAGCGGTCGGAGATTTCCTGGGCCTTCCCCTTGCCGATATAGTAGGGGGCGGTGGGCTGCGGGAGGCGCTGGAGGACGGTCTCCTCCACGGTGCCGCCGGCGGTCTCCACCAGGGAGGCCAGCTCATGCAGGGAATCGATGGAATGGAAGTCGTCCTGAGGGACGCTCTGCCCCGTGCGTTCGAGGCCGACCAGAAGGGCCTTTTCCTGGGGGGAAGAGGGCGTGGTGGAAAAACCGTTCATGCAGCCGCGCGAAGGCGCGGAACGGTCACGCGGAGGCGTTCACCGGGAGCAATCATCAACGATTCCAATGTTGCCTCCCTTTTGAACCATGTCAACTGACGGCGCGCATATTGGCGCGTCTCGTCGACGATTTTTTGCCCCACGGCGGGCAGGTCTTGTTCCCGGGATCCGGCCTCGATCCAGGAGGCCAAAGAGCCATACCCCAGGGCGGGGCAGGCCCGCAGCGCCACGCCCCCCCTCTCCTTCAGGAGTGTCTCTACTTCACCCGCCCATCCGGCGGCCAGCATCGCCTCGACGCGGGCCGCGATGAGGGCGCGGAGGTCGTCCCGCTCCCGCTGTAGGAAGAAGGCGCGGTAACTGCCGGGCGGCAGGAGCGGCGGCGCCTGCTCCGCCTGCCAGGCGCGCAGGGAGCGGCCCGTGGCCTCGATCACTTCCAGGGCGCGCTGGACGCGGCGCGGGTTGTTCCAATCGAAGCCCTCCGGCTGGTCCGGGTCGAGGCGGCGGAGCCGTTCCCGGAGCGTCTGGGGGGGCAGCGCGGCCAGCTCCTGCCGCAGCGCGGGCGGCGCGGCGGGAGCGGGGCTGAGGCCCTGCGTCAAGGCGCGGAAATAAAGGCCGGTGCCGCCCACGACGTAGAGGGGCCGTCCTGCCTCTTGCTTGAGAAACGCGGCAGCCGCAGCCAGGTAGCGGGCGGTGTCGAAGCGTTCCCACCACGGCGCCAGGTCCAGGCCGCCATGGGGCACGCGGGCCCGTTCCGCCGCCGTCGGCTTGCCGGTGCCGATGTCGAGGCCCTGGTAGACCTGCATCGCGTCGAGGGAGAGGATCGCGCCGCCGTCTTCCTCCGCCAGGGCCTGGGCCAGGGCGCTCTTCCCCACGGCGGTGGGGCCGACGAGGAAGACGATCCGGGTCATTTCACTGAGCGGCGG
Encoded here:
- the hflX gene encoding GTPase HflX, with the protein product MNGFSTTPSSPQEKALLVGLERTGQSVPQDDFHSIDSLHELASLVETAGGTVEETVLQRLPQPTAPYYIGKGKAQEISDRCKEKSVQAVVFDDELSPAQSRNLAQVVGRKIIDRTQLILDIFAKRAKTKEGKLQIELAQLKYLLPRLTRMWTHLSRQSGGIGTRGPGETQLEVDRRRVQEKIARLLRDLQEVRQRRSIQRQGRARHNWPVVSLVGYTNAGKSTLFNLVTRSGVLAEDKLFATLDPTTRVAELPDRQRVLWTDTVGFIKKLPHDLIESFKATLEEVREADLLLHVIDFSHPQYEQQIAAVQDVLRQIDAHEKPVILVFNKTDEAAPEAARRILEVHPQAVALSAATGEGVEALLAEIARQLSARRCQVSLSLPNHETSLAAELHREGTVLELSYEGDRILVTALVPPSLKGRLQPYIVAGHDERRPADPGDAR
- the miaA gene encoding tRNA (adenosine(37)-N6)-dimethylallyltransferase MiaA, which encodes MTRIVFLVGPTAVGKSALAQALAEEDGGAILSLDAMQVYQGLDIGTGKPTAAERARVPHGGLDLAPWWERFDTARYLAAAAAFLKQEAGRPLYVVGGTGLYFRALTQGLSPAPAAPPALRQELAALPPQTLRERLRRLDPDQPEGFDWNNPRRVQRALEVIEATGRSLRAWQAEQAPPLLPPGSYRAFFLQRERDDLRALIAARVEAMLAAGWAGEVETLLKERGGVALRACPALGYGSLASWIEAGSREQDLPAVGQKIVDETRQYARRQLTWFKREATLESLMIAPGERLRVTVPRLRAAA